In Methanothermobacter tenebrarum, the sequence GACGTGGGCATATCAATACCAGCAGACCTCTCCAAAAGATTAGCCCTACCATCCGTAAAAGTGAAAACAGACTCCCCAGCCATCTCAACACTAGGATCCCAGAAAGCGGGATGGGCCGTAAACGTTGGAGAATTCTTCGCACTAGGCTCAGGACCGGCCCGCGCATTATCAAAGAAGCCAAGTGAAACATACGAAGAAATAGATTACGAAGATGATGCCGAAATTGCGATAATAGCCCTCGAAAGCGACAAACTCCCAAGCGAGGATGTTACAGAGAATATAGCAGAAGAATGTGGGGTCCCAACCGAGAATGTTTATGCCCTGGTAGCCCCAACAGCATCAATTGTAGGTTCAATACAAATTTCTGGCAGAGTCGTTGAAAACGGCACCTATAAGATGCTGGAAGCCCTAGATTTCGATGTTAAAAAAGTGAAATATGCTGCTGGGATAGCACCAATAGCACCAGTAGACCCAGACGGACTAAAGGCAATGGGTAAAACAAATGATGCAGTACTATTCGGGGGCCGGACATACTATTATATCGAATCAGATGAGGGCGACGACCTAAAATCCCTTACAGAGAATCTCCCATCATCAGCCTCCAAAGACTATGGCAGACCATTCTATGAAATATTCAAGGAGGCCGACTATGACTTCTATAAGATAGATAAGGGGATGTTCGCCCCAGCCGAGGTTTTCATCAACGATCTTCGCACAGGCGAAGTATTCAGGGCAGGTTTCGTCAACGAAGAACTGCTCATAAAATCCTTCAACTTGTAAACCAGCCCATACTCGC encodes:
- the mch gene encoding methenyltetrahydromethanopterin cyclohydrolase, whose amino-acid sequence is MVSVNLKAKKILDEMISKADDLKIKVQRLDNGSTVLDCGVNVEGSIKAGELYTKVCLGGLADVGISIPADLSKRLALPSVKVKTDSPAISTLGSQKAGWAVNVGEFFALGSGPARALSKKPSETYEEIDYEDDAEIAIIALESDKLPSEDVTENIAEECGVPTENVYALVAPTASIVGSIQISGRVVENGTYKMLEALDFDVKKVKYAAGIAPIAPVDPDGLKAMGKTNDAVLFGGRTYYYIESDEGDDLKSLTENLPSSASKDYGRPFYEIFKEADYDFYKIDKGMFAPAEVFINDLRTGEVFRAGFVNEELLIKSFNL